Proteins from a genomic interval of Brachybacterium vulturis:
- a CDS encoding endonuclease III, whose amino-acid sequence MQIPRSTHEAGAGPRAQRPADAAAVASRLAALHPGARTELDHRDAVELLVATVLSAQTTDVRVNQVTPELFSRWPDPAALAGAEETDVAEVVRPLGMGPTRARRIIALARGLLADHGGRVPDDQAALEALPGVGRKTAHVVRGAWFGHSLLAVDTHVGRVTRRLGWTTRTDPRTVEEDVVAHVEADGTGADAEELTVLGLRLILHGRRVCTARAPRCEECVLADICPRVGVA is encoded by the coding sequence GTGCAGATCCCGAGGTCGACCCATGAGGCCGGGGCCGGGCCCCGCGCGCAGCGGCCGGCCGACGCCGCCGCGGTCGCCTCCCGGCTGGCGGCTCTCCACCCCGGGGCGCGGACCGAGCTCGACCATCGTGATGCCGTCGAACTCCTGGTCGCGACGGTGCTCTCGGCGCAGACCACCGATGTGCGCGTCAACCAGGTCACCCCCGAACTGTTCTCCCGCTGGCCGGATCCCGCAGCGCTCGCCGGGGCCGAGGAGACCGACGTCGCCGAGGTGGTGCGACCGCTGGGGATGGGGCCGACCAGGGCGCGTCGGATCATCGCGCTGGCCCGCGGGCTGCTCGCCGACCACGGCGGACGGGTCCCTGACGACCAGGCCGCCCTGGAGGCGCTGCCCGGCGTGGGGCGCAAGACCGCGCACGTGGTGCGCGGCGCCTGGTTCGGGCACTCGCTGCTGGCGGTGGACACGCACGTCGGCCGGGTGACCCGCCGCCTCGGCTGGACCACGCGGACCGACCCCCGCACGGTCGAGGAGGACGTGGTCGCGCATGTGGAGGCCGACGGCACCGGCGCCGACGCCGAGGAGCTCACCGTGCTGGGGCTGCGGCTGATCCTCCACGGACGGCGGGTGTGCACCGCGCGGGCGCCGCGCTGCGAGGAGTGCGTCCTGGCCGATATCTGCCCGCGGGTGGGCGTGGCGTGA
- the tmk gene encoding dTMP kinase encodes MSILDPVRGLRIPSPHPPARGVFISFEGGDGAGKSTQMQLLRDHLVTDRSVAEDLILTTREPGGTPLGRSIRGLLLHGEDVDPRAEALLYAADRAHHVASVVRPHLARGGLVLGDRYLDSSVAYQGAGRELDGEEIASLSLWAVDGLLPHRTILLDVPPQTLGERRDSSARDRLESAGLGFHEAVRQEFLDLAAAEPERYAVIDGTLLREEVHAQVLDAVAEVLSLFDPTFEPAPATRHRDEQ; translated from the coding sequence ATGAGCATCCTGGACCCCGTGCGCGGACTGCGCATCCCTTCCCCGCATCCGCCCGCGCGCGGCGTGTTCATCTCCTTCGAGGGCGGCGACGGGGCCGGGAAGTCCACCCAGATGCAGCTGCTGCGGGACCACCTGGTCACCGACCGCTCGGTCGCCGAGGATCTCATCCTCACCACCCGCGAGCCCGGCGGGACCCCGCTGGGCCGGAGCATCCGCGGCCTGCTGCTGCACGGCGAGGACGTGGACCCGCGGGCGGAAGCGCTGCTCTACGCGGCGGACCGTGCCCACCACGTCGCCTCGGTGGTGCGTCCGCACCTCGCCCGCGGCGGCCTGGTGCTCGGCGACCGGTACCTCGACTCCTCGGTCGCCTACCAGGGGGCGGGGCGGGAGCTGGACGGCGAGGAGATCGCCTCCCTCTCGCTGTGGGCGGTGGACGGACTGCTCCCCCACCGCACGATCCTGCTGGACGTGCCGCCGCAGACGCTGGGCGAGCGCCGCGACTCCTCCGCCCGGGACCGTCTGGAGTCCGCAGGGCTCGGCTTCCATGAGGCGGTGCGCCAGGAGTTCCTCGACCTCGCCGCCGCCGAGCCGGAGCGCTACGCGGTGATCGACGGGACGCTCCTGCGCGAGGAGGTCCACGCGCAGGTGCTCGACGCCGTCGCCGAGGTCCTGAGCCTGTTCGACCCCACCTTCGAACCGGCACCGGCCACCCGGCACCGGGACGAGCAGTGA
- a CDS encoding NUDIX hydrolase — translation MSAATAHGPGLPAEAAFLAPLAERARRGDVLVRRDIDPRDPRQGGGGVVRRSAVLIHLAGTGLHDAQLVLEERGHSMRSQPGQFSLPGGGRDPGDRDDVHTALREAAEETGLDPAEVLVLGAFAPIPMPWRSQAVTPVLSWSSARPPLGVQDPFEVERVVWAPLAGPGSLTDPAHQQRGMLRGFGVGPAFDLPGDAFVWGFTAMILEKVLTGLGLEPVPSTAPVREIPPERRR, via the coding sequence GTGAGCGCCGCGACGGCCCACGGGCCCGGCCTCCCGGCCGAGGCCGCCTTCCTCGCCCCCTTGGCCGAGCGGGCGCGGCGCGGGGACGTGCTGGTGCGCCGCGACATCGACCCGCGGGATCCGCGCCAGGGGGGCGGCGGGGTGGTGCGACGCAGCGCCGTGCTCATCCATCTGGCCGGCACCGGCCTGCACGATGCGCAGCTGGTGCTCGAGGAGCGCGGTCACTCCATGCGCTCCCAGCCCGGCCAGTTCTCCCTCCCCGGCGGCGGCCGCGATCCGGGGGACCGCGACGACGTGCACACTGCTCTGCGGGAGGCCGCGGAGGAGACCGGCCTGGATCCCGCCGAGGTGCTGGTGCTCGGCGCCTTCGCCCCGATCCCGATGCCCTGGCGGTCCCAGGCGGTGACGCCGGTGCTGAGCTGGTCATCGGCGAGGCCGCCGCTGGGCGTGCAGGACCCGTTCGAGGTGGAGCGCGTGGTGTGGGCGCCGCTGGCGGGGCCCGGTTCCCTCACCGATCCCGCCCACCAGCAGCGCGGGATGCTCCGCGGCTTCGGCGTGGGTCCCGCCTTCGACCTCCCGGGCGACGCCTTCGTCTGGGGCTTCACCGCGATGATCCTGGAGAAGGTGCTCACCGGCCTGGGTCTGGAACCGGTGCCGTCCACCGCACCGGTGCGCGAGATCCCGCCCGAGCGCCGCCGCTGA
- a CDS encoding Crp/Fnr family transcriptional regulator encodes MDENIVRSSPLFAALDEDGKQAVLASMKQEDYHRSAIIFREGDPGDRLFILGSGKVKVGHASGDGRENLLAVLGPGETLGELSLFDPAPRNATATVVAESTLYSLSQQDLYRVLAQRPEVGRHLLASLARRLRKTNESLADLVFADVPGRVAKNVLDLAQRFGRQTDDGVMVAHGLTQEELAQLVGASRETVNKALADFASRGWIRLEARAVLISDVERLRRRAR; translated from the coding sequence GTGGACGAGAACATCGTACGGTCATCACCACTGTTCGCTGCGCTCGACGAGGACGGCAAGCAGGCCGTGCTGGCGTCGATGAAGCAGGAGGACTACCACCGCAGCGCCATCATCTTCCGGGAGGGGGACCCGGGCGATCGGCTGTTCATCCTCGGCTCCGGCAAGGTGAAGGTCGGCCACGCCTCGGGCGACGGCCGCGAGAACCTGCTGGCCGTGCTCGGCCCCGGCGAGACCCTCGGTGAGCTGTCCCTGTTCGACCCCGCGCCGCGCAACGCGACCGCCACGGTGGTCGCCGAGTCGACGCTCTACTCGCTGTCCCAGCAGGATCTGTACCGGGTCCTGGCGCAGCGTCCCGAGGTGGGCCGGCACCTGCTCGCCTCGCTCGCCCGCCGTCTGCGCAAGACCAACGAGTCCCTCGCGGACCTGGTCTTCGCCGATGTGCCCGGGCGCGTCGCCAAGAACGTCCTCGACCTCGCGCAGCGCTTCGGCCGCCAGACCGACGACGGCGTGATGGTCGCCCACGGCCTCACCCAGGAGGAGCTCGCCCAGCTGGTCGGCGCCTCCCGCGAGACCGTCAACAAGGCGCTGGCGGACTTCGCCTCGCGCGGCTGGATCCGGCTCGAGGCCCGTGCGGTCCTGATCTCCGACGTCGAGCGGCTGCGCCGCCGCGCTCGCTGA
- a CDS encoding DNA polymerase III subunit delta' translates to MTEARSGSGAPAGGVWADVVGQDAAVAQFRRAASPEGSLAQAWLVTGPPGSGRSTAARAFAATLQCEQGLGCGQCRACRTTLAGTHPDVTVVATDKLSIAKEEVRALVMTAQRAPATGHRRVLIVEDADRMSAGTFNVLLKSIEEPPPSTVWMLCAPSAEDLAPTIRSRCRLVTLAVPSSAVVADLLCRRDGIDEQLAVRAARAAQGHIGLALRYATQDGALAAREESARTLLSLRGAGEAVLAAQGLVDRATAEAKEHADVVAAEEKERFLRSAGIDDGKVPPSLRSQVRQLEEDAKRRQTRLVRDVLDRYLLDAHSVLRDVLSRQLGTEAELVNVEVAREIEQTAGRGSGTITLGLLEAVQEARDRISGNVPPLLAIEALLARIAVSLR, encoded by the coding sequence GTGACCGAGGCCCGGAGCGGCAGCGGGGCGCCGGCCGGCGGTGTGTGGGCGGACGTGGTGGGCCAGGACGCAGCCGTCGCCCAGTTCCGCCGCGCCGCCTCCCCGGAGGGCTCGCTCGCCCAGGCCTGGCTGGTCACCGGCCCGCCCGGGTCCGGGCGCTCCACCGCCGCCCGGGCCTTCGCCGCCACCCTGCAGTGCGAGCAGGGGCTCGGATGCGGGCAGTGCCGGGCGTGCCGGACCACTCTCGCAGGCACCCACCCCGATGTCACCGTGGTCGCGACCGACAAGCTCTCGATCGCGAAGGAGGAGGTGCGCGCGCTGGTGATGACCGCGCAGCGCGCCCCGGCCACCGGCCACCGGCGGGTGCTGATCGTGGAGGATGCGGACCGCATGAGCGCCGGCACCTTCAACGTGCTGCTGAAGTCGATCGAGGAGCCCCCGCCGTCGACGGTGTGGATGCTGTGCGCGCCCTCCGCGGAGGATCTGGCGCCCACCATCCGTTCCCGCTGCCGCCTGGTGACGCTGGCGGTGCCCTCCTCCGCAGTGGTCGCCGACCTGCTGTGTCGCCGCGACGGGATCGACGAGCAGCTCGCGGTGCGCGCGGCCCGCGCCGCTCAGGGGCATATCGGCCTGGCGCTGCGCTACGCCACGCAGGACGGCGCGCTGGCGGCCCGCGAGGAGTCGGCCCGCACCCTGCTCTCGCTGCGTGGTGCCGGGGAGGCGGTGCTCGCCGCCCAGGGCCTGGTGGATCGCGCCACCGCCGAGGCGAAGGAGCACGCGGACGTGGTCGCGGCCGAGGAGAAGGAGCGCTTCCTGCGCTCGGCCGGGATCGACGACGGCAAGGTGCCGCCGTCCCTGCGCTCCCAGGTGCGCCAGCTCGAGGAGGATGCGAAGCGCCGCCAGACCCGGCTGGTCCGTGACGTGCTGGATCGGTATCTGCTCGATGCGCACTCCGTGCTCCGCGATGTGCTGAGCCGTCAGCTCGGTACGGAGGCGGAGCTGGTCAACGTCGAGGTGGCCCGCGAGATCGAGCAGACCGCCGGCCGGGGCTCGGGGACCATCACGCTGGGGCTGCTGGAGGCGGTGCAGGAGGCGAGGGACCGCATCAGCGGGAACGTGCCGCCGCTGCTGGCGATCGAGGCCCTGCTGGCCCGCATCGCCGTCTCCCTGCGCTGA
- a CDS encoding cold-shock protein, translating to MPRGKVKFYDAEKGFGFILDDEDGQSVYVHASNLPEGVDSLRPGARVDFDMVDGRRGPQVLSLQLLEPAPSVSRARRQKPDEMAGMVEDLIRLLDDASNGLRQGRYPDRGHSQKIATVLRAVADNFEA from the coding sequence GTGCCACGCGGCAAGGTGAAGTTCTACGACGCCGAGAAGGGCTTCGGCTTCATCCTCGATGACGAGGACGGACAGAGCGTCTACGTGCACGCCTCGAACCTGCCCGAGGGAGTCGACTCCCTCCGGCCGGGCGCGCGCGTGGACTTCGACATGGTCGACGGTCGTCGCGGCCCCCAGGTGCTGTCGCTGCAGCTGCTGGAGCCCGCTCCCTCGGTCAGCCGCGCCCGGCGGCAGAAGCCCGATGAGATGGCGGGGATGGTCGAGGATCTGATCCGCCTGCTCGATGACGCCTCCAACGGCCTGCGTCAGGGGCGCTACCCCGACCGCGGCCACTCGCAGAAGATCGCCACCGTCCTCCGCGCCGTCGCCGACAATTTCGAGGCCTGA
- a CDS encoding WhiB family transcriptional regulator, producing MTIGESPTTTDSSWATRGACVTMEPDGFFVQGAEQHAVKLACGACPVKTECLADALDNRVDFGVWGGMTERERRRLLRRHPEVSNWWAVLRRAEKGAMGG from the coding sequence ATGACCATCGGGGAATCTCCCACGACCACCGACTCGAGCTGGGCGACGCGAGGCGCCTGCGTGACCATGGAACCCGACGGCTTCTTCGTGCAGGGTGCTGAACAGCATGCGGTGAAGCTCGCCTGCGGGGCGTGCCCGGTGAAGACGGAATGTCTGGCCGACGCCCTGGACAACCGCGTCGACTTCGGCGTGTGGGGCGGAATGACCGAACGGGAGCGTCGGCGGCTGCTGCGCCGCCATCCCGAGGTGAGCAACTGGTGGGCCGTGCTGCGCCGCGCCGAGAAGGGAGCGATGGGCGGCTGA
- a CDS encoding DUF3027 domain-containing protein, with protein MTSPTTAPRRARTARPKLDAIAAAAVELAREALLEVTEPGQVGEHLRVEASGERLATHVFDCTMPGYRGWSWVVVLTRASRAKAATVAETALLPGEDAILAPEWEPWSERLKPSDVGADDLLPYREQDERLEQGYEATGDEDADRVALWELGLGRPRVLSPEGRSEAAERWLEGDFGPRQTSGRGRRGTVAANCTSCGFFTQLSGSLRREFGVCTNEWSPADGRVVHLNFGCGAHSETGQQGDDPEIPRSSGVIVDELDVEVEKAPADDAPAPQNGRAPQDPAADVAEGTSAGVAESTSAVAVEGASTPLTEVPEADSPQDEAPGADA; from the coding sequence ATGACGTCACCGACCACCGCTCCCCGCCGCGCCCGCACCGCGCGGCCCAAGCTCGACGCGATCGCGGCCGCGGCCGTCGAGCTCGCCCGCGAGGCGCTGCTCGAGGTCACCGAGCCGGGCCAGGTCGGTGAGCATCTCCGCGTCGAAGCGAGCGGAGAGCGGCTGGCCACCCACGTCTTCGACTGCACCATGCCCGGGTACCGCGGCTGGTCCTGGGTGGTCGTCCTCACCCGGGCCTCGCGCGCCAAGGCCGCCACGGTCGCCGAGACCGCGCTGCTGCCCGGCGAGGACGCGATCCTCGCCCCCGAGTGGGAGCCCTGGTCCGAGCGGCTGAAGCCCTCGGACGTCGGCGCCGACGATCTGCTGCCCTACCGTGAGCAGGACGAACGGCTCGAGCAGGGCTACGAGGCGACCGGCGACGAGGACGCCGACCGGGTCGCGCTGTGGGAGCTGGGCCTGGGGCGCCCCCGGGTGCTCTCCCCGGAGGGCCGCAGCGAAGCCGCCGAGCGCTGGCTCGAGGGCGATTTCGGTCCGCGCCAGACCTCCGGCCGCGGCCGTCGCGGCACCGTCGCGGCGAACTGCACCAGCTGCGGCTTCTTCACCCAGCTCTCCGGGTCCCTGCGCCGTGAGTTCGGGGTGTGCACCAACGAGTGGTCCCCGGCCGACGGTCGCGTGGTGCACCTGAACTTCGGCTGCGGCGCCCACTCCGAGACCGGTCAGCAGGGCGACGATCCTGAGATCCCGCGCAGCAGCGGCGTGATCGTCGACGAGCTCGACGTCGAGGTCGAGAAGGCCCCTGCCGACGACGCTCCCGCGCCGCAGAACGGTCGCGCCCCGCAGGATCCGGCCGCCGACGTCGCCGAGGGCACCTCCGCCGGCGTCGCCGAAAGCACCTCCGCCGTCGCCGTCGAGGGCGCCTCGACTCCGCTCACGGAGGTCCCGGAGGCTGACTCCCCGCAGGACGAGGCGCCAGGCGCCGACGCCTGA
- a CDS encoding RidA family protein, translating into MDVAPRSTRIRARLAERGLALPAVAAPVAAYVPAVASGRHVHTSGQLPFVDGALPLTGKVGAEVTPEQAAELAAACCLNALAAIEALVGDLDRIVRVVKLTGYVASDPSFTAQPTVINGASELLGEIFGDAGSHARAAVGVAVLPLDAPVELDLLVELDGPAVPTG; encoded by the coding sequence GTGGACGTCGCCCCGCGCAGCACCCGCATCCGCGCCCGGCTCGCCGAGCGCGGGCTCGCCCTGCCGGCCGTCGCCGCGCCCGTGGCCGCCTATGTGCCGGCCGTCGCGAGCGGACGCCACGTGCACACCTCCGGCCAGCTGCCCTTCGTGGACGGCGCCCTGCCCCTGACCGGCAAGGTCGGCGCGGAGGTCACCCCGGAGCAGGCCGCAGAGCTGGCCGCCGCCTGCTGCCTCAACGCCCTGGCGGCCATCGAGGCGCTGGTGGGGGATCTGGATCGCATCGTCCGGGTGGTCAAGCTCACCGGGTACGTCGCCTCCGATCCCTCCTTCACCGCGCAGCCCACCGTGATCAACGGGGCCAGCGAGCTGCTCGGCGAGATCTTCGGCGACGCCGGCTCGCACGCCCGGGCCGCGGTCGGCGTCGCGGTGCTCCCGCTGGACGCCCCGGTGGAGCTCGACCTGCTGGTGGAGCTCGACGGCCCGGCCGTCCCGACCGGCTGA
- a CDS encoding carbohydrate ABC transporter permease, which yields MNGIMKDGRKRSPLAMITMPLLVILWTIPTIGLLVTSLRTREAAATTGWWTALWEGGWTWDNYVSVLTDPSVTSSLINSVVVAVPATVLPIMFAAFAAYAFTFISFPGKDALFIIIVALMVVPIQVAFQPMLDLLGPRGLGINGQFLAVWMLHTGFGMPLAVYILRNYMTTLPGSVVESAKIDGASHFQTFWRLVAPMSSPAIAAFATLQFLWVWNDLLIAKLFLGGGANKTIIVTLQQMLGTQGQGAELLTAGAFISMVIPMIVFFSLQRFLVRGMTAGSVKG from the coding sequence ATGAACGGCATCATGAAGGACGGGCGCAAACGCTCGCCGCTGGCGATGATCACGATGCCGCTCCTGGTCATCCTGTGGACGATCCCCACGATCGGTCTGCTGGTCACCAGCCTGCGCACCCGCGAGGCGGCGGCCACCACCGGCTGGTGGACGGCGCTGTGGGAGGGCGGCTGGACCTGGGACAACTACGTCAGCGTGCTCACCGATCCCTCGGTGACCAGCTCGCTGATCAACTCGGTGGTGGTGGCGGTGCCGGCGACGGTGCTGCCGATCATGTTCGCGGCCTTCGCCGCGTACGCGTTCACGTTCATCAGCTTCCCCGGCAAGGATGCGCTGTTCATCATCATCGTCGCGCTGATGGTGGTCCCCATCCAGGTGGCGTTCCAGCCGATGCTGGACCTGCTGGGCCCGCGGGGGCTGGGGATCAACGGACAGTTCCTCGCGGTGTGGATGCTGCACACCGGCTTCGGCATGCCGCTGGCGGTGTACATCCTGCGCAACTACATGACCACCCTGCCGGGCTCGGTCGTGGAGAGCGCGAAGATCGACGGGGCCTCGCACTTCCAGACGTTCTGGCGCCTGGTCGCTCCGATGTCCTCCCCGGCGATCGCCGCCTTCGCCACCCTGCAGTTCCTGTGGGTGTGGAACGACCTGCTGATCGCCAAGCTGTTCCTGGGCGGCGGGGCGAACAAGACGATCATCGTGACCCTGCAGCAGATGCTGGGCACGCAGGGCCAGGGCGCCGAGCTCCTGACCGCCGGTGCCTTCATCTCGATGGTGATCCCGATGATCGTGTTCTTCAGCCTCCAGCGCTTCCTGGTGCGCGGTATGACCGCGGGCTCGGTCAAGGGCTGA
- a CDS encoding MBL fold metallo-hydrolase has product MDEHAPQRDPGGPAVELIAVRAENPGPMTLSGTNSYVLRDGDQVWVVDPGPRDPEHLAELLLHCGAESRPQGVLVTHRHLDHTAGAATLARQLAARSGDEVPLWAADQSAVPGSRPLPATLAGDHGNVGHLIHLPGHTSDSIAVLVDGGRLLSGDTLLGGSSTVIVPDDGGSLADYLQSLAILRAMTVDGRIGSIHPGHGPVLETPLDALEAIEQAIAHRRERIEQVRRARTAGVLTMDRLLRVVYGPDLPEQLEGAARWNLRATLDHLAEER; this is encoded by the coding sequence GTGGACGAGCACGCCCCGCAGCGAGATCCCGGTGGGCCCGCGGTCGAGCTGATCGCGGTCCGGGCCGAGAACCCGGGCCCGATGACGCTGAGCGGCACCAACAGCTATGTGCTGCGCGACGGGGACCAGGTCTGGGTCGTCGACCCCGGTCCCCGCGACCCGGAGCACCTCGCCGAGCTGCTGCTGCACTGCGGGGCGGAGTCCCGGCCCCAGGGGGTGCTGGTCACCCACCGGCACCTCGACCACACCGCCGGGGCCGCCACCCTGGCGCGGCAGCTCGCCGCCCGCAGCGGGGACGAGGTGCCGCTGTGGGCGGCGGACCAGTCCGCGGTCCCCGGCTCACGGCCGCTCCCGGCGACGCTCGCGGGCGATCACGGAAACGTCGGCCACCTCATCCACCTGCCCGGCCACACCTCCGACTCGATCGCGGTGCTGGTCGACGGTGGGCGCCTGCTCAGCGGGGACACCCTGCTGGGCGGCTCCTCCACCGTGATCGTGCCGGACGACGGCGGCTCGCTGGCCGACTACCTGCAGTCGCTGGCGATCCTGCGGGCGATGACGGTGGATGGCCGCATCGGGTCGATTCATCCCGGGCACGGTCCCGTCCTCGAGACGCCGCTGGACGCCCTCGAGGCGATCGAGCAGGCCATCGCGCATCGCCGCGAACGCATCGAGCAGGTGCGTCGGGCGCGGACGGCCGGCGTGCTGACCATGGACCGGCTGCTGCGAGTGGTCTACGGACCGGATCTTCCCGAGCAGCTGGAGGGCGCGGCACGCTGGAACCTCCGGGCCACGCTCGATCATCTCGCCGAGGAGCGCTGA
- a CDS encoding DUF4177 domain-containing protein, translating into MTRWEYLTVPLLIHATKQILDNYGEEGWELVQVVPGPNPENLVAYLKRPLGEG; encoded by the coding sequence GTGACCCGCTGGGAGTACCTGACCGTTCCGCTGCTGATCCATGCGACCAAGCAGATCCTCGACAACTACGGCGAGGAGGGCTGGGAGCTGGTCCAGGTGGTGCCGGGGCCGAATCCGGAGAACCTGGTCGCCTACCTCAAGCGTCCCCTGGGCGAGGGCTGA
- a CDS encoding Gfo/Idh/MocA family protein, with product MSDTDDPRGGAEPALALPTSTVPDPSTAPGLRWGVISPGHIAGQFTATAHRATASRIVSVVSRSARRAEEFAARHGIEQAGDSVEQMLEQGGLDAVYIASPHAQHHALARPVLEAGIPVLVEKAFTLNSAQARELLELAHERGVFAMEAMWARFLPQYDVLRQLLGEGMLGEVVEVAADHGQSFPPDPSHRMFAPELGGGALLDLGVYPVSFAQMVLGSLGELAVRGDLTETGVDASMGLLARGELGGRARLSTTLRARTPTEAVVSGTLGSARLSGPFFAPGTLTVTLLDGRSATFEHPGDRGDGMAYEIAEAARRITAGDLESPLMSWKDTLDVMGTMDAMRAELGVVYPGEEFA from the coding sequence ATGAGCGACACCGACGATCCCCGAGGCGGTGCCGAGCCCGCGCTCGCCCTCCCCACCTCCACCGTCCCCGACCCGTCGACCGCCCCCGGGCTGCGCTGGGGGGTGATCTCCCCCGGCCACATCGCTGGCCAGTTCACCGCGACCGCGCACCGGGCGACCGCCTCGCGCATCGTCTCCGTGGTCTCCCGCTCGGCGCGGCGCGCCGAGGAGTTCGCCGCGAGGCACGGCATCGAGCAGGCCGGTGACTCGGTGGAGCAGATGCTGGAGCAGGGCGGCCTCGACGCCGTCTACATCGCCTCCCCGCACGCACAGCACCATGCGCTGGCCCGGCCGGTCCTCGAGGCCGGGATCCCGGTGCTGGTGGAGAAGGCCTTCACGCTGAACTCCGCCCAGGCGCGCGAACTGCTGGAGCTGGCCCACGAGCGCGGCGTGTTCGCGATGGAGGCGATGTGGGCGCGCTTCCTGCCCCAGTACGACGTGCTGCGGCAGCTGCTCGGCGAGGGGATGCTCGGTGAGGTCGTGGAGGTCGCCGCCGATCACGGGCAGTCCTTCCCACCGGATCCGAGCCACCGCATGTTCGCCCCGGAGCTGGGCGGCGGAGCGCTGCTCGACCTCGGGGTCTATCCCGTCTCCTTCGCGCAGATGGTGCTCGGCAGCCTCGGGGAGCTCGCGGTGCGCGGAGACCTCACCGAGACCGGGGTCGACGCCTCGATGGGTCTGCTGGCGCGCGGCGAGCTGGGCGGCCGGGCGCGGCTGTCCACCACCCTGCGCGCCCGCACTCCCACCGAGGCCGTGGTCAGCGGGACCCTCGGCAGCGCCCGGCTGTCCGGGCCCTTCTTCGCCCCGGGCACCCTCACCGTGACGCTGCTGGACGGCCGCTCGGCGACCTTCGAGCACCCCGGTGATCGCGGGGACGGGATGGCCTACGAGATCGCCGAGGCCGCGCGGCGGATCACCGCCGGAGACCTGGAATCCCCCCTGATGAGCTGGAAGGACACCCTCGACGTGATGGGCACCATGGACGCGATGCGGGCCGAGCTCGGTGTGGTCTACCCCGGGGAGGAGTTCGCATGA